From a single Aggregatilinea lenta genomic region:
- the rplT gene encoding 50S ribosomal protein L20 — protein MARVKGGVVTRRRHKKILKMTKGQWGTKHRLFRRANEAMMKSEWYAYRDRRVRRRDLRRLWIARINAAARLNGTTYSRLIHALKQSNIELDRKVLADLAVRDADAFAKIVAVAQS, from the coding sequence ATGGCTCGTGTAAAGGGTGGCGTGGTGACGCGCCGTCGCCATAAAAAGATCTTGAAGATGACCAAGGGACAGTGGGGCACCAAGCACCGCCTGTTCCGCCGCGCCAACGAAGCGATGATGAAGAGCGAGTGGTACGCCTACCGCGACCGCCGCGTCCGTCGCCGCGATCTGCGCCGGTTGTGGATCGCACGCATCAACGCGGCTGCCCGCCTCAACGGCACGACCTACAGCCGTCTGATCCACGCGCTGAAGCAGTCGAACATCGAACTGGACCGGAAGGTCCTGGCGGATCTGGCCGTGCGTGACGCGGATGCCTTCGCCAAGATCGTGGCGGTTGCGCAGTCGTAA
- a CDS encoding GAF domain-containing protein, which yields MRTPRLTGQLRSRINAFNRGLAPGARFDGDRSRYILWLQTILIYALIPFGFVLSVVAAYHHGETGTLWRSPELIGVVLVAVAAGGARWLNARGYVQASSLILIVTAAGVVFGLAVHRMNIGLLHYLLLVTGIGALLLPRRALAALTVSIVAVTLLLPLVVPEWSLADLIMHGLGFVLFGLATMSLVLRYYQAIEHERRSQLIDSEAKYRQLVERSPMGMLVYVDDKIVYANHPALKILGATRLQDVLNLRAEDFIYPTSDVFDLRAISLDQDAPVKPIREQIVRLDGALCELEVVPFRSTFEGRPSVQVLFHDITYQRTTESALYRSEVRMRALLSAIPDLMFRFNRQGVFVDYKPSSDMQLFAPAERFMGQHVREILPPHLANRICRVIERTLETGDIQIFTYQLPRDDSAGEFEARFVPSGTDEVTAIVRDVTQARRAEEALRRRDAILEALAGASEQLLQSGSLDAALSEVLARLGRAVPDSRVALFENEREPGGQRVVSRRCEWRAGEVQLPPSGQNNPLEAEACAAWEETLSQGQVLYGLVRDRSPQERALLEADGVASFAVVPIFTDGDWWGFLRIDNYAAHHEWMPVEVEALRNLAGILGAAIVRQRGEIAEREQRQVIEALRDTAEIIGSSLQLGEVLTHILTSLNKVVEHDAAHIILLDGDKAHLVRSAGYSSEVTDDILISLGALTACTHQVIHEHRPLLVPDVRESFDRLDMPALDWVRSHLCIPIELGGDVIGMLSVDDARINCYTATHVERLQTFAAQTATAIRNAQLYDRVQQHAKELETLRGMMLNIGTTLDLDTLLCALVEDMVRILNADRGGIYLYQPETETLVWRVGFGFDEVRPGFSVVRGQGLAGGVLETNDVEIVNDFTQWQGRRLASWNYDNQSAIAVPITRQGQTLGVFLAAADQSRRTFGEHDARLMRLFANQTAVAIQTAQLFQAEREQRQLAEALRDLATALGGTVEIDGVFDQLADTVGQLINYDALSVMLIEGAAGRFVFHRGLDFPDTGADDRLRKMRFTPDMLSPLRTVVEQGAPYVIGATSELGWAEDWPLVSPDAIPASYLAVPMQIEGKTVGIVSLLSRHSDMFTSTHAEWLRAFANQTAIAMENTRLYAELSRHAEEMAVLHRGTSFLFTSLSSSAELKDVGAQISQAVTDEFGGVDCAVFLVDREQDRCIRLDRAGNNRLRTTGPIELAQISPVTEAVHTESLIYLPDIVPTDLSPGQAAPRARSELVIPLTTAKGLIGVLDLQSAEPHAFSVQDRSILSAFAERVAVVLENRQLYDEIRQYTDELEQRVDVRTVDLSVRNAVAQTLSSSLDMGEMLDGVLKTAVEELSVMGGAIYLLNADSETLKLAAHYGISETDLALVTGIVPGTPDVSLPGAAPQEDLDIARETGVSAVVSVPIWRKDHIQGIITLVNDQPRPWRTEETHMLDAIGRQIGVALANAALYTEAVRGEAHLRTILRSVADGLLVFDPKGNLILMNPAADDLFTFYPEEAGGPQEAARLLMAWFQSTRPTTPGPVNVEFALPVDPLVDEGGVLAQCLLERCEGAERKNPAWPCWLQTDWRQDPTGGCPVIARMMRRSVQAHSADIRDGGGADLGTVIVLHDVTYFRELDELKGRFVSTVSHELRTPLSAILLQVSTLLKYYARFEDDERQEMLADVEQQAHILRELIEDILELSRFDSKRATLQKRWINLSDLYHSVLATMRPVSDEKSLSFRLAGLDDDCFVEGDAHQLERVFRNLLSNAIKYTSEGGQIAVEMEQGQGEVRLSITDSGIGIAPEEQNYVFDRFFRARTATRIASGTGLGLSIVKEIVDLHEGCIELTSELGVGSTFTVTIPVGRDEMGEAAVPCEGVRVDGTRLSEKTCR from the coding sequence GTGAGGACGCCCAGACTAACAGGCCAGCTCCGGTCGCGCATTAACGCCTTCAATCGCGGCCTGGCTCCTGGTGCCCGCTTCGATGGCGATCGATCACGTTATATCCTCTGGCTGCAAACCATCCTGATTTACGCGCTCATTCCTTTTGGGTTCGTGCTCTCGGTCGTGGCGGCCTACCATCACGGCGAGACCGGTACGTTGTGGCGCAGCCCGGAGCTGATCGGTGTGGTCCTGGTCGCTGTGGCCGCCGGGGGCGCGCGGTGGCTGAACGCCAGGGGCTACGTGCAGGCATCGTCCCTGATCTTGATCGTCACGGCGGCGGGCGTGGTGTTTGGGCTGGCGGTCCACCGCATGAACATCGGCCTGCTGCACTATTTGCTGCTGGTGACCGGTATCGGGGCGCTGCTGCTGCCCCGCCGTGCGCTGGCCGCACTCACGGTGAGCATCGTCGCGGTGACGCTGCTGCTGCCGCTGGTCGTGCCGGAATGGTCGCTGGCCGATTTGATCATGCACGGCCTGGGTTTCGTGCTGTTCGGTCTGGCGACCATGAGTCTGGTGCTGCGCTATTACCAGGCGATCGAGCACGAGCGGCGGAGCCAGCTGATCGACAGCGAAGCCAAGTACCGCCAGCTCGTCGAGCGATCCCCGATGGGCATGCTGGTCTATGTGGACGACAAGATCGTTTACGCGAACCACCCGGCGCTGAAGATCCTCGGCGCAACCCGGCTTCAAGACGTGCTGAATCTGCGCGCGGAAGACTTTATTTATCCCACGTCGGACGTTTTCGATCTGCGCGCGATCAGCCTGGACCAGGACGCGCCGGTCAAGCCGATCCGCGAGCAGATCGTGCGGCTGGACGGCGCGCTGTGCGAGCTTGAGGTGGTTCCCTTCCGCTCCACCTTCGAGGGCCGCCCCTCGGTGCAGGTCCTGTTCCACGACATCACCTACCAGCGCACCACGGAATCGGCGCTGTATCGCAGCGAGGTCCGCATGCGCGCGCTTCTGAGCGCCATCCCCGACCTGATGTTCCGCTTCAACCGGCAGGGCGTGTTCGTCGACTACAAGCCGTCCAGCGATATGCAGTTGTTCGCTCCGGCAGAGCGTTTCATGGGGCAGCACGTGCGCGAGATTCTGCCGCCGCATCTGGCGAACCGGATCTGCCGGGTGATCGAGCGTACGCTGGAGACAGGCGACATCCAGATCTTCACTTACCAGCTTCCCAGGGACGACAGTGCCGGCGAGTTTGAAGCGCGCTTTGTGCCCAGCGGCACGGACGAAGTCACCGCGATCGTGCGCGACGTGACCCAGGCCCGGCGTGCGGAAGAAGCCCTGCGGCGGCGGGACGCGATTCTGGAAGCGCTCGCCGGGGCCAGCGAGCAGTTGCTGCAATCGGGATCGCTCGACGCGGCGCTGTCGGAGGTGCTGGCGCGCTTGGGCAGGGCAGTTCCTGACAGCCGTGTGGCCCTGTTTGAGAACGAGCGCGAGCCGGGCGGCCAGCGGGTCGTTTCCCGGCGCTGCGAATGGCGCGCGGGCGAAGTGCAGCTGCCGCCGTCCGGCCAGAACAACCCGCTCGAAGCGGAGGCGTGTGCGGCGTGGGAGGAGACGCTCAGCCAGGGGCAGGTGCTGTACGGGCTGGTGCGCGACCGCTCTCCCCAGGAGCGCGCCCTGCTGGAAGCGGACGGCGTGGCTTCGTTCGCCGTCGTGCCCATTTTCACCGACGGCGATTGGTGGGGCTTCCTGCGCATCGACAATTATGCCGCGCACCACGAATGGATGCCGGTCGAGGTCGAGGCGCTGCGCAATCTCGCGGGGATTCTCGGCGCGGCCATCGTGCGCCAGCGCGGCGAAATTGCCGAGCGCGAACAGCGGCAGGTGATCGAGGCCCTGCGCGACACGGCGGAGATCATCGGCAGCAGCCTGCAGTTGGGCGAGGTGCTGACCCACATTCTGACCAGCCTGAACAAAGTGGTCGAGCACGACGCGGCCCATATCATTTTGCTCGACGGCGACAAGGCACACCTTGTTCGCAGCGCCGGGTACAGCAGCGAAGTCACCGACGACATCCTGATCTCGTTGGGCGCGTTGACGGCCTGCACGCATCAGGTGATCCACGAGCACAGGCCGCTGCTGGTCCCGGATGTGCGCGAGTCGTTCGACCGGCTGGACATGCCGGCGTTGGACTGGGTGCGGTCACACCTGTGCATCCCGATCGAGCTGGGCGGCGACGTAATCGGCATGCTCAGCGTGGACGATGCCCGGATCAACTGCTACACGGCAACGCACGTCGAGCGCCTGCAAACCTTTGCCGCGCAAACCGCCACGGCCATCCGCAACGCGCAGTTGTATGACCGGGTGCAGCAGCACGCCAAAGAGCTGGAAACGCTGCGCGGCATGATGCTCAACATCGGGACGACGCTCGATCTCGACACGCTGCTGTGCGCGCTCGTCGAGGACATGGTGCGCATCCTCAACGCCGACCGGGGCGGCATATACCTGTACCAGCCTGAGACCGAAACGCTGGTGTGGCGCGTGGGGTTTGGGTTCGACGAGGTCAGGCCGGGGTTCTCTGTTGTGCGGGGGCAGGGGCTGGCAGGCGGCGTGCTCGAAACCAATGACGTCGAGATCGTCAACGACTTCACCCAGTGGCAGGGCCGGCGCCTCGCATCCTGGAACTACGACAACCAGAGTGCCATTGCCGTGCCCATCACCCGTCAGGGCCAGACACTCGGCGTGTTCCTGGCGGCGGCTGACCAGTCGCGCCGCACGTTCGGCGAGCACGACGCGCGCCTGATGCGCCTGTTCGCCAACCAGACGGCGGTTGCCATCCAGACGGCGCAGTTGTTCCAGGCCGAGCGCGAGCAGCGCCAACTGGCTGAAGCACTGCGCGATCTTGCGACGGCGTTGGGCGGCACGGTGGAGATCGACGGCGTGTTCGATCAACTGGCGGACACAGTCGGCCAGCTCATCAACTACGACGCGTTGAGCGTCATGCTGATCGAAGGCGCTGCCGGGCGGTTTGTCTTCCATCGTGGGCTGGATTTTCCCGATACCGGGGCCGACGACCGCCTGCGCAAGATGCGCTTCACGCCTGACATGCTCTCGCCGCTGCGCACGGTGGTGGAGCAGGGAGCGCCGTACGTCATCGGCGCGACGTCTGAATTAGGGTGGGCGGAAGACTGGCCGCTCGTGTCGCCGGATGCTATCCCCGCCTCGTATCTGGCTGTGCCCATGCAGATCGAGGGCAAGACGGTGGGCATTGTCAGCCTGCTCAGCCGCCACAGCGACATGTTCACCTCGACACACGCCGAATGGCTGCGAGCGTTTGCCAACCAGACCGCGATCGCGATGGAAAACACGCGTCTCTATGCGGAGCTGAGCCGCCACGCTGAAGAGATGGCTGTGCTGCATCGGGGCACCAGCTTCCTCTTTACGTCGCTGTCGTCCTCGGCGGAGCTAAAGGACGTGGGCGCGCAGATCTCCCAGGCCGTGACGGACGAGTTCGGCGGCGTGGACTGTGCCGTGTTCCTGGTGGACCGCGAGCAGGACCGCTGCATCCGCCTGGACCGTGCCGGGAACAACCGCCTGCGCACAACCGGCCCGATCGAGCTGGCCCAGATTTCACCTGTCACCGAGGCGGTGCACACCGAGTCCCTGATCTATCTGCCCGACATCGTGCCGACAGACCTGTCGCCGGGGCAGGCAGCACCGCGCGCCCGGTCCGAGTTGGTCATCCCGCTGACGACGGCCAAGGGTTTGATCGGCGTGCTGGACCTGCAAAGCGCGGAACCGCACGCGTTTTCCGTCCAGGACCGCTCGATCCTCAGCGCGTTCGCCGAGCGCGTGGCGGTCGTGCTCGAAAACCGCCAGCTTTATGACGAGATCCGCCAGTACACGGACGAGCTGGAACAGCGCGTCGATGTGCGCACGGTGGACCTCAGCGTGCGCAACGCCGTAGCGCAGACCCTCAGCAGCTCGCTGGATATGGGTGAGATGCTCGACGGCGTGCTGAAGACGGCGGTCGAGGAACTCAGCGTGATGGGCGGCGCGATCTACCTGCTCAATGCCGACTCCGAAACGCTCAAGCTCGCCGCGCATTATGGCATTTCGGAGACGGATCTCGCGCTGGTGACGGGCATCGTGCCGGGCACGCCGGACGTGTCCCTGCCTGGGGCTGCCCCCCAGGAGGATCTCGACATCGCACGCGAGACGGGTGTGTCGGCGGTGGTGAGCGTGCCCATCTGGCGCAAGGATCACATCCAGGGCATCATCACGCTGGTGAACGACCAGCCGCGTCCGTGGCGCACCGAAGAAACGCATATGCTGGATGCTATCGGGCGGCAGATCGGCGTGGCGCTGGCGAATGCCGCGCTGTATACCGAGGCGGTGCGCGGCGAAGCCCACCTGCGCACGATTCTGCGCAGCGTGGCGGACGGCCTCTTGGTGTTCGACCCCAAGGGCAACCTGATCCTGATGAACCCCGCGGCGGACGATCTGTTCACCTTCTACCCGGAGGAGGCGGGCGGTCCGCAGGAGGCGGCGCGGCTGCTGATGGCGTGGTTCCAGTCCACACGCCCGACGACCCCCGGCCCGGTGAACGTCGAGTTCGCGCTGCCCGTCGATCCACTGGTGGATGAAGGGGGCGTGCTGGCGCAGTGCCTGCTGGAACGCTGCGAAGGCGCGGAGCGCAAGAATCCGGCCTGGCCGTGTTGGCTCCAGACCGATTGGCGGCAGGACCCCACGGGGGGCTGCCCGGTTATTGCGCGGATGATGCGTCGATCGGTGCAGGCGCACAGCGCCGACATCCGCGACGGCGGCGGGGCGGACCTGGGCACGGTGATCGTGCTGCACGACGTCACGTACTTCCGCGAGCTGGACGAGCTGAAGGGCCGCTTTGTCTCCACGGTGTCGCACGAGCTGCGCACGCCGCTGTCCGCGATTTTGCTCCAGGTGAGCACGCTGCTCAAGTACTATGCGCGCTTCGAGGACGACGAGCGGCAGGAGATGCTGGCCGACGTCGAGCAGCAGGCGCACATCCTGCGCGAGCTGATCGAAGACATTCTGGAGCTGTCCCGCTTCGATTCGAAGCGTGCGACACTGCAAAAACGCTGGATCAACCTCTCCGACCTGTACCACAGCGTGCTGGCGACCATGCGCCCGGTGAGCGACGAAAAATCGCTGTCGTTCCGGCTGGCCGGCCTCGACGACGACTGCTTCGTCGAGGGTGACGCGCACCAGTTGGAGCGCGTGTTCCGCAACCTGCTGAGCAACGCGATCAAGTACACGTCCGAAGGCGGGCAGATCGCGGTCGAGATGGAGCAGGGACAAGGCGAAGTACGCCTGTCGATCACCGATTCCGGGATTGGCATTGCGCCGGAGGAGCAGAACTACGTCTTCGACCGCTTCTTCCGCGCGCGCACCGCGACGCGCATCGCGTCCGGTACGGGGCTGGGGCTGTCGATCGTCAAGGAGATCGTGGATCTGCACGAGGGTTGTATCGAGCTGACCAGCGAGCTGGGCGTGGGCAGCACCTTCACCGTGACGATCCCGGTCGGGCGCGACGAGATGGGCGAGGCGGCTGTGCCGTGCGAGGGCGTGCGTGTAGACGGCACTCGATTGAGCGAGAAAACCTGCCGCTGA
- a CDS encoding thioredoxin family protein, producing the protein MIERLVLLIALIPLGMLAYAGLRRWQVAHLRPALGKPLLAALRPNVPAIVYFTSPECGPCRAYQRPAIERVLRDLGDAVQVVEVDALAQPDEAKRWGVMTVPTTFILDRTGHPRQVNNGVAGPDTLKHQLRKM; encoded by the coding sequence TTGATCGAACGACTGGTTCTGCTCATCGCACTGATTCCGCTCGGCATGCTGGCCTACGCGGGCCTGCGCCGCTGGCAGGTGGCACACCTCCGCCCGGCGCTGGGGAAGCCGCTGCTGGCCGCACTGCGCCCGAACGTCCCGGCCATCGTCTATTTCACCTCGCCGGAGTGCGGGCCGTGCCGCGCCTACCAGCGCCCCGCGATCGAGCGCGTGCTGCGCGACCTGGGCGACGCCGTGCAGGTGGTCGAGGTCGACGCGCTGGCACAGCCGGACGAGGCCAAACGCTGGGGTGTGATGACCGTGCCCACGACGTTCATTCTCGACCGCACCGGCCATCCGCGCCAGGTGAACAACGGCGTCGCCGGGCCGGACACGCTCAAGCACCAGCTTCGGAAAATGTAG
- a CDS encoding TrmH family RNA methyltransferase has translation MPPVSSAQNSRVKLVRQLQRHSKARRGQRQLVLEGVRLVRDVFEAGAAPEFVFFTAEAVQSGGAASDLVAQLGAAGVTCLDVTGELMRDMAETETPQGVLGVFPWPDTPVPDAPELVIVADGWRDPGNLGTLLRTAAAAGVDLVVLTPGTVDAFNPKTLRAGMGAQWRIPVVNWDWDWIAQRLGGLSFYLADAAGETAYDAVDWTRPSAIVVGGEAHGFARAAERIPHTLIRIPMVHSVESLNAATAAAILIYVARQHALSSPR, from the coding sequence ATGCCGCCGGTTAGCAGCGCGCAAAATTCGCGGGTCAAGCTGGTGCGCCAGCTTCAGCGCCACAGCAAGGCCCGTCGCGGGCAGCGGCAGCTGGTGCTCGAAGGCGTGCGCCTGGTCCGCGACGTGTTCGAGGCCGGGGCCGCGCCGGAGTTTGTGTTTTTCACCGCCGAGGCCGTGCAGTCCGGCGGGGCGGCGAGCGACCTCGTCGCGCAGTTGGGCGCGGCGGGCGTGACCTGCCTGGACGTCACCGGCGAGCTGATGCGCGACATGGCCGAGACGGAAACGCCGCAGGGCGTGCTGGGTGTGTTCCCGTGGCCCGATACGCCCGTGCCGGACGCGCCGGAGCTGGTCATCGTCGCGGACGGTTGGCGCGATCCCGGCAACCTGGGCACGCTGCTGCGTACGGCGGCAGCGGCTGGCGTCGATCTGGTTGTGCTGACGCCGGGCACCGTGGACGCGTTCAATCCCAAGACGCTGCGCGCCGGAATGGGGGCGCAGTGGCGCATCCCGGTGGTCAACTGGGACTGGGACTGGATCGCGCAGCGCCTGGGCGGCCTCTCGTTTTACCTGGCCGACGCGGCGGGCGAAACGGCCTACGACGCGGTGGACTGGACCCGTCCCTCGGCGATCGTGGTCGGCGGAGAGGCGCACGGCTTCGCGCGCGCTGCCGAGCGCATCCCGCACACGCTGATCCGCATCCCGATGGTGCACAGCGTCGAATCGCTGAACGCGGCGACGGCGGCGGCCATCCTCATTTACGTCGCGCGGCAGCACGCGCTTTCCTCCCCTCGCTGA
- the infC gene encoding translation initiation factor IF-3, whose protein sequence is MSTSEYRINERIRAREVRVITDQNENLGVISIQEAMRIANERGLDLVEVSPNATPPVCKVMDFGKFQYERAKKEREARKLQKTIEVKEIRLRPKTDDHHRSFKVRDARRWLEEGMKVKVRIRFRGREITYPEIARDMLREVAEELDDVAVVEQSPNMEGRTMLMVLAPATEKKK, encoded by the coding sequence ATCAGCACTAGCGAATACCGGATTAACGAACGGATACGCGCACGCGAGGTTCGTGTCATCACCGACCAGAACGAGAACCTGGGCGTCATATCCATTCAAGAAGCCATGCGGATTGCGAACGAGCGCGGATTGGATCTCGTCGAAGTCTCACCCAACGCAACCCCACCCGTTTGCAAGGTGATGGATTTTGGCAAGTTCCAGTACGAGCGCGCGAAAAAAGAACGCGAAGCGCGCAAGCTTCAAAAGACGATTGAAGTCAAAGAAATCCGGTTACGGCCCAAGACCGACGACCATCACCGGTCGTTCAAAGTGCGCGATGCTCGCCGCTGGCTGGAAGAGGGTATGAAGGTCAAGGTGCGGATTCGCTTCCGTGGCCGTGAGATCACCTACCCGGAAATTGCGCGCGATATGCTGCGCGAAGTGGCCGAAGAACTGGATGACGTTGCCGTCGTGGAGCAGTCTCCGAACATGGAAGGGCGAACGATGCTGATGGTGCTCGCGCCCGCCACGGAGAAGAAGAAGTAA
- the rpmI gene encoding 50S ribosomal protein L35 translates to MAKKQKKFKLKTYKAAAKRFTITGTGKVMRTKGGKSHLRRRRSARAKSQYSEMHEVATSTEAKRVKRLAPYLGKYKQNPPA, encoded by the coding sequence GTGGCCAAGAAGCAAAAGAAATTCAAGCTGAAGACCTATAAGGCGGCTGCCAAGCGCTTTACGATCACCGGTACCGGCAAGGTGATGCGGACCAAGGGCGGCAAGAGCCACCTGCGCCGCCGCCGTTCGGCTCGCGCCAAGAGCCAGTACTCGGAGATGCACGAGGTCGCAACCTCGACCGAGGCGAAGCGCGTCAAGCGTCTGGCCCCGTATCTTGGCAAGTATAAGCAGAATCCCCCGGCCTAA
- a CDS encoding GNAT family N-acetyltransferase yields MQIRILRWPDDQEALFHYFERVYGPEEQNTISAWYGTYPGFVPADAFVVEAEPDGDIVGHALLIPRALQIGEAVLPAAEIALADVDESHHKQGIERALLEIAHERLDAREAAVSLTLGLPNSYEHWQYDYAAGLYLTSFEPDISLDLAQKAGSWDSLHTYERRTADRLGAHSQSVIVRPFYASDLPTVQALYAAESARGSYLIARDEAQWLWQMDYLIHTGRYEPDDFLVAEIDNRLVAYVRVISHQDVNWFRGADAAHFSVIEAAGDHADGVEALLAEVARMAERLDVERIGLFVPHDSAFMAHALARGASLRTFTGAAYLRLHDLPLALSHLAPALEERRLNSRYTGRAYRLAITTEHDEVAVDLGMGSPETVELEIPSTSLMRLITGWYGIDHLTTGYHERYHDLLAVLFPRRRPMIGIADLL; encoded by the coding sequence ATGCAGATCCGCATCCTCCGCTGGCCCGACGATCAAGAGGCCCTGTTTCACTACTTCGAGCGTGTCTACGGCCCTGAGGAGCAGAACACCATCTCGGCGTGGTACGGCACGTATCCCGGCTTCGTCCCGGCGGACGCGTTCGTGGTGGAGGCGGAGCCGGACGGCGACATCGTCGGACACGCGCTGCTGATTCCGCGCGCGCTCCAGATCGGGGAGGCCGTGCTGCCCGCCGCCGAGATCGCGCTGGCCGATGTCGACGAGTCGCACCACAAGCAGGGCATCGAGCGAGCGCTGCTGGAGATCGCCCACGAGCGGCTGGACGCACGCGAGGCGGCGGTTTCGCTGACGCTGGGCCTGCCCAACTCGTACGAGCACTGGCAGTACGATTACGCGGCGGGGCTGTACCTCACCAGCTTCGAGCCGGACATCAGCCTCGATTTGGCGCAAAAAGCGGGCAGTTGGGACAGCCTGCACACCTATGAGCGCCGCACCGCCGACCGGCTCGGCGCGCACAGCCAGTCGGTGATCGTGCGGCCCTTCTATGCCAGCGACCTACCGACTGTCCAGGCGCTCTACGCCGCCGAAAGCGCGCGCGGAAGCTACCTCATCGCGCGGGACGAAGCGCAGTGGCTCTGGCAAATGGATTACCTGATCCACACCGGGCGCTACGAGCCGGACGACTTCCTGGTGGCGGAAATCGACAACCGGCTGGTGGCGTACGTGCGCGTGATCTCGCACCAGGACGTCAACTGGTTCCGAGGCGCGGACGCGGCCCACTTCAGCGTGATCGAAGCGGCGGGCGACCATGCGGACGGCGTCGAGGCGCTGCTGGCCGAGGTCGCCAGGATGGCCGAGCGGCTGGACGTCGAGCGCATCGGGCTGTTCGTTCCGCACGACAGCGCGTTTATGGCGCATGCCCTGGCGCGCGGAGCCAGCTTGCGGACCTTCACCGGGGCGGCGTACTTGCGCCTGCACGACCTGCCGCTGGCGCTGTCGCACCTCGCGCCTGCGCTGGAAGAACGCCGGTTGAACAGCCGTTACACCGGACGCGCCTACCGGCTGGCGATCACCACCGAGCACGATGAGGTCGCGGTTGATCTGGGCATGGGCAGCCCGGAGACGGTCGAGCTGGAGATCCCCTCCACCTCGCTGATGCGGCTGATCACGGGCTGGTACGGCATCGATCACCTGACGACCGGCTATCACGAGCGCTACCACGACCTGCTGGCGGTGCTGTTCCCGCGCCGCCGCCCGATGATCGGTATAGCCGACCTGCTGTGA
- a CDS encoding DUF4395 domain-containing protein, whose translation MIPERTVDHSAIRVNQAISVTLLAIAFVTGAAWLLLIVGPVLLISALAPRYALFTAFYRHALRPTGLVKPGVIRDNPEPHRFAQLLGGTLVTLAFVLVLAGAETLGWALPLVVIALASLNLFAGWCAGCMMYYWFNRLGVPGFTRSPIEASH comes from the coding sequence ATGATTCCCGAACGAACAGTTGACCACAGCGCCATCCGCGTCAACCAGGCCATCAGCGTCACGCTGCTGGCGATTGCCTTCGTCACCGGCGCGGCGTGGCTGCTGCTGATCGTCGGTCCCGTGCTGCTGATCTCCGCGCTGGCCCCGCGCTATGCGCTGTTCACCGCTTTTTACCGGCACGCGCTACGCCCCACCGGACTCGTGAAGCCGGGCGTGATCCGTGACAACCCGGAGCCACATCGCTTCGCGCAGTTGCTGGGCGGCACGCTGGTGACGCTGGCGTTCGTGCTGGTGCTGGCCGGGGCAGAGACGCTCGGCTGGGCGCTGCCGCTGGTCGTGATTGCGCTGGCGAGTCTGAACCTGTTTGCGGGCTGGTGCGCGGGCTGCATGATGTACTACTGGTTCAACCGGCTGGGTGTGCCGGGCTTCACGCGCAGCCCGATTGAGGCGTCCCATTGA
- a CDS encoding GNAT family N-acetyltransferase: MSQITVRQATLADAASITGVYKAVTGTWTRRDLDGSAVPAEYDDLSLFERWQNGGPQTSIEMCAVHLANLLRGSDGIPLVAEVEGQIGAEAEIFIGTEPEPFGHHVNVSRLTVHPDATNVGLGSALLTYTQQIAEAIRCKRVTVANAGDDAALYEHHHFQRAHIGQRITFPAQEGRVFYRATELTAFDPAQITGWHMPLGRTQNAREEWDRLPPGFWNSVPEIVELESARVQITLTGQEAYALFQQDRTNPDRVHVFMWSKRPINNLLMVALRDWAARHDYRTLVAFVWDYVLPLLEIDYAQDGYTQHLYAKSL, encoded by the coding sequence ATGTCGCAGATTACCGTCCGGCAGGCCACGCTGGCCGACGCCGCGAGCATCACCGGGGTGTACAAAGCGGTCACCGGGACGTGGACGCGCCGCGACCTCGACGGCAGCGCAGTCCCGGCGGAGTACGATGATCTGTCCCTGTTCGAGCGCTGGCAGAACGGCGGGCCGCAGACCAGCATCGAGATGTGCGCCGTGCACCTGGCGAACCTGTTGCGTGGCTCGGACGGGATTCCGCTGGTGGCCGAGGTCGAAGGGCAGATCGGCGCCGAGGCGGAAATTTTCATCGGCACCGAACCGGAGCCGTTCGGCCATCACGTCAACGTCTCGCGGCTGACCGTGCATCCCGACGCAACCAACGTCGGTTTGGGCAGCGCCCTACTGACGTACACGCAGCAAATCGCCGAGGCAATCCGCTGCAAGCGCGTGACGGTCGCCAATGCGGGCGACGATGCCGCACTCTACGAGCACCACCACTTCCAGCGCGCCCATATCGGCCAGCGCATCACCTTCCCCGCGCAAGAGGGGCGCGTCTTTTACCGCGCGACCGAGCTAACGGCCTTCGACCCGGCGCAGATCACCGGCTGGCACATGCCGCTGGGCCGCACTCAGAACGCGCGCGAAGAGTGGGACCGCCTGCCGCCCGGCTTCTGGAACAGCGTGCCGGAGATCGTCGAGCTGGAATCGGCGCGGGTGCAGATCACGCTCACCGGGCAGGAGGCGTATGCCCTGTTCCAGCAGGACCGGACCAATCCCGACCGGGTGCACGTCTTCATGTGGTCCAAGCGCCCGATCAACAACCTGCTGATGGTCGCGCTGCGCGACTGGGCCGCGCGTCACGACTACCGCACGCTGGTCGCGTTCGTGTGGGACTACGTGCTGCCGCTGCTGGAAATCGACTACGCGCAGGACGGCTACACGCAGCACCTCTACGCCAAGTCGCTGTGA